The genomic stretch AAAAACCACAAATCAGTTTTAGGTCGGTGGCGCAAAATATATTAAGAGGCTGACCGCTATGTTGTTGACAAACAGACATCTTAGGCAAAACCTTTATTTTGCTGAACTTCTCCACTATTCCGCGCAGAGAATAGTTGATCTGCAGGCTGTTTGCGCCGTTATGAGGGGTCTCCTTGCGGCATGTGGGGCATTTGAAAGGTGTTCTGTAAGCTGGACCTCGGTTCCCCTCCAAGAGTCCTTCCAAGCATTTCTTGCAGAAGCTGTGTGAGCACAGTAAGACCCGTGGATCCTCGAagagacagcagcagactgGGCACGTAAGTTCCTCTTCTAGCTGCTCCATGGTATCCTGTAAACACATCATCCAAGCGTCAAAACCGGAGCTTCATTTAAACAACGAAAGCCCAATAAATCAGCACTTCATAAAATAGGCATCACAATAATAATACGCACCCACACTAAGGGGGGATGCTGCCCCGTAAGGGTGCAGGCAATACATTACACACGAAAATGTGGTAGCATCGCAAAGGATACAGGTTTCATTTGCAGTCATGTTCCAACTGTGTGTGGAGTATTCCCATCCTGAAAGTGAAACTGGCTTGCATCGCTGTGCCCGCGTAAAAACATAAATGGTAAAAGGTTGGCATGAGCTGTGCCAACGGCTCCGTTTGCCCATCTAACGTAAAATATCATCCTGCTTTTATAATGTCTTTAACCACCCAGCTGCAGGCGTTGTAAGAAACTTGCAAACACGTCGCAAAACCAGACTCaagtaaaaaaacactaatCACTATGAACGCGGACTACAGCAAACGATTTTGTCCCAGATGTATTGCAAAATTAGCAGGAAGTTGGTTAGCTGGGTTGAACCCTACATTACAGCCGCCTAACCAATCCAGTGCGACAAATTATCGACAGACGGAGTTCGCGGTGGCGTTGCTCCTGTTGGCAAGGTACTGAAGGATGGCTGTGACAGATTTTGCAAGCGCATAGTAACATGCAACTACTGGACCAAAAGAATCACTCACCAGCTGCTGAGACGCACAGTGCAACGCAATCATGGCGCTTGTTGCTGTGCAGACTTCGCCCTTTCCGGGTGTAGAGTTAACTGTTTCAGTGGCGGaccgaaaaagaaaaaaaggagtgatTTGTCTCCATTCACACACAGGTGCACCGTAGTGTTTAATAACATGCCGCTGACATGAAAGTGACCGGTGTTTGGATTATTTTTTGGACAGTTTAGATTTGAGCATTGGGGTGTTTACGTTTTTGTCCCCGCTGAGTAATTTGCAGAGGATCCCTGCCAGCGGGATGGGGGAGGGGCTGTTGCTATGCAAAACATTACAGCGTGAAAAACTGTCAACTAGGTTTTAGTCCCAGCTTGGCATTAAAGGTTTTTATACTGCCCCACTTCAGTTGCCTGTTTGGCTATTTGTCAATACTCATATGTAAACTGttaacattattaaaatgtgcaAGTGAAGGCGCCCAGCTGCATTATAACTGATATGAATGTAAACTATTTAGCACTGAACAGATAAATGCCAGCGTATGGGCACCATGAGCAATTAGAAACCGCGAAACTATATCATACACCAGCAACTCTGTATGTATATAAATTGTATTGACAACCACAGGGTGCTATTCAATTATTAATGGAAAATTCAGCATGCGTCCACTACTtaacatttgatatatttttccAAAAGTCACTTTCTATTCACTTGTGGTTATGTAACATCGATATCCAATAGTTACTTAGTCACGTGTAGAAATTTTGACCTTGATTTTCTTCCCTTGTTTCCATGCCATCAGGAGCAACTGCCTATCTTAGCCACTGTGATTGGATACAGTGGGGGTAGCAGGGGCTTATGTAGCTCCGCGCTCCGCCGCAGGGTGTCGCTGTTGCGTGTGTGAGGAGGGTGGGGGGCGGCTGCCGTTTTGACGCTTGGCACTCTTTGGTTTAATGGTATGAGTGTATTTCCGGATGTTTAGTGTTGAGTGGCAAGAATGGCTGCGATGTTTACGTGGTGTTTAAGCTGCTGCGGAGATGGCGGACCCGGGCATATCCCCCTTAAAGAAATGCCCACCGTTCAGTTAGATACGCACCATAtgggtaaataactctgtcttTGATTCTCACATCTGATGTGTTGGCAATTAATGTCTGTGACACGGTTTACTACTTCCGCCGTTACCATTAGCTAACTATTGGCTAGCAGCTCGTAGTGTTGTTGTAGCCTCtaatatttcatgtatttgtgGTGTCATGGAGAAGTATCGATTTACATGTTGTAGAATTTCACTTTAGCATACTTCCTACATGAATATCGCGTTGTCAAACAGAGTGAACAACAACAAACCGGACACGTCGTGAAATCTGAGCACTGCCCAGGGCATGGGTAATAAATTATTAAGAAGTGTGGTAGATGCCCACATCGATTGAACTTCaaacaggtgctggaccaaTAAAACAACGTCACAAAGAAAAATTAAGGTCCACGCACTATAAGCTCCCTTCGGTGCAGTTTACTGAGACATCCAGCAGTGATGTTTCGAGTTACATGCTCTTCGGACAGTCTAATTGTCCTACGTGCTAACACGTAAATCTCCCCTCTAGACCTGCTGAAGAAATATTCTGCTATGAATAATTATCTATGTCTCTGACTTGTCATTCTCACTCCTTGTTACATCTGGACTCTATGTATAGCTCTTATGTTgatattttccatttcaaaagtttaaatgCTGTGGAAAATATGTCTCCTACcacactgtaaagtccattctcagtgtatgtccATTGGAaatttcaagtttccacatcatactTGTATATTGGACCTGATTGGCTTACAAACTTATAAATAATCCTCCCTCAGATTCATGTGAAAACTATCTTTTAATGATAAACTATATATGCGCATCATTCTGAAACGTGAAGTCACATTAAGTATAACATTTTTCAGTGGAGGGGCCCTTTAAGGTGTGATTTACctcaattatatttaattaagaTATATTTTTCAAAACGTTTTTATCATCTAGGACAAGCCGGCATTTACTAGGGACACTTATCTGAGGTTTACACTTGtaataacaaactgtttatcATAAGTATTCAAATCCATCAACTTGTATATAGACTATTGGACTTAAACTATGAATGCTCCTCTAGAAAAACTCACCTGCCTTTTTACTTTGAGCAATATCTGGACTTTCAAATGACACCACTTGAGAATTTATCATGGCCAACAACATTTGGTttagtgctgaaacaattaCTAGATTACAGATGATTGATAGAATATGAATCACCAgcaattaataataaatatgatctAAAATAATTTATGTAGTTTATCAAGCAAACACACCAAATACTCTCTGGTTTCAGCTTATTAGATGTGagcatttgctgcttttccctGATTTATAGACTTGCTAATTGAATATGCTTTTGTTTTGCAGGCACAGACGTTGTTATTGTGAAGAGCGGGCGGAGGATATGTGGCACCGGAGGCTGCCTGGCCACCGCTCCTCTGCACCAGAACAAAAGTTATTTTGAGTTTAAGATCCAGTCCACTGGTAAGCCCTCAGCATTCAGTTGATGACCACCCTCTATCCCTCCCCCCGTGCCTTTTTTCCATGCTAGATTGCTATTTTCTGGTGCATTCTTAGTAGAGGAGGGTACTGATTCTGACACAGTTTTTAGTAGCTTGGTAACCTGGTCTTGTGACTGCATGCTCACTGCTGTGATTCTGTTCACTCACAATTATACAATTTAACAAGCACAAGAAATGTACTTTCTTCCATAAATGTCTTTAAGCAAGGCACTTATTCTGCTACTTTCACGCAGCTCCACTCTTGCCTCAGACTGGTTTTGTCATGGCCCTGTTCACACCTGACATTACCATGTGTCTTGAGGTGGTCTATTTACCAGAGGACTGCACTAAGTACATCAGTTCACACCTGGTATTAGAATGAGTCTCCACAACGCATCTCAAATGGGcacttgtgatcagatctcaCTTCGCCACTctatatgcaaataaaaatgtacatcatTTCAATTTGCAAAGGCCTTGATGCGTGGGCAAAATCAAAACTCTTTGGCTTAACTGGAAATCTGATAGCGTGTTATGTGTGAACTCCATCCACAATAATCCATTTTGCATGTTGTTGTggcttctttttgttttgcactttattttgaCTCTGAGTCATAATGTAGGTGCCTGAATGAGTGCATACTTCTGCTTACACACAGACTCTCAGTTGAGTAGTCAATCCTTCAGTGTGGGCCAACATTTGCATACACACTGTTAAAACTGGCCGTATGCAGCTGTGCATTTGTGATCGGATCACCCAGgacacatgttaatgccagttgtgaaaaaatgtttctattgCAGCTGCTGGTATTTGTCAGAAATAAGAATATATTTTAGTCCTTGTGcttcaaagtgttttaaaacaGCATATACTCATTGGTGGCCTTTTTTTTAAGGTGTGTGGGGAATTGGTGTGGCCACGCAGAAAGTGAATCTTAATCAAGTGCCTATGGGCAGAGACACAAACAGCCTGGTCCTCAGGCATGATGGGTCTGTGTACCACAATAATGAAGAGAAGAATCGCCTACCTGCAAACAACCTGCCTCAGGAGGGCGACGTTGTGGTAAGTGCATTATATGTTTTACttgattttgaatttgaatttgatgacAGAATCTTTGAATAATCAGAGCGCTGCTAGTTGTTTGTAAAGTAAAtaactctttttctctcaatcGACATCTTGTCAAACTGAGCGTAATGAGATTAAGGCACTACAGCTGGGTGATATCACCTAAAATCAGGGTCATGAATAAATGTCACTGTTATTGCTGTaacaaataatgaaacattATCTTATTATCTGTACACACGTTTCTCAGTTCTTGTTTTTCCATAAGCAggatttgttctttgttttggagTGATGTCATAGGCTGCTGTGTCTGACACGACCCACTTCAGCATCCAGACTGTGGTCTTGAAGCACAGGGGAAGCACTCTTACAGCTCCAGGGCTAATTTGTAGCTAACTTCATTGCAAAGCAATGCTAATGTTTCTGAGTTTAGTctgaacacatactgtattgaGCTAACTCATGGTGCTATCTCATCATCTCTATCTATCGCTCAGTCTTCCAATAGGCATGTGACTGTAGACTGAGTGTATTTACATAACCTTAATAAACCCCTTCAGACTAATCATCTGCCTGCTGGAACAGACTGGCTTACAGGTCCCGTGAGACAGTAGAATTTGGTCATTGGGCCTGCTGCTTGTTCCCCACATGCACACTAAACTGCTATTTGGCATCAATTTGTAAACCATGACTGATTTATCATAAAACAGaaactggacttttttttttaacagatctTACTGGGTGTTATTATCAGTAGTGTTTGACTCATATctgagaaacacatttaaatttttcCTATTCCTAAACACatcagaaaatattttctcattttatacACAGTAATGCTAATTTCATGACACTATAAGAagaagactgaaaaaaacactgaaacattttgaaGCTGCGACTACTAGAATCTAAACCGTGATGATTTTAGCCACCCCCTGGTGTTATTTAGTGGCAGTGTTGCATTTATGTGAACCATACTAGAAGACTTGACCATCACCATGAACATGTAATACTGCCAACTGAGTAACTGTGGAGGAACTAAATTTGCGTacagagatttatttttgtcattagAAACCAAATTCAGATCAGTAAAACAGTGTTACCACACCCTAAATAGAGTGATATTTGCTTTTGACTTTAGTCATAGTTTGCCAGGCATTAATGCACAAGGAATATGAGCACCTGTAAATTCATTTCGACTGTAAAACTTGTagtcatgtttttatgtatctTTTTGAGTAACACACAATTTCTGTTTTGGTGGAAAAGTCATTATCACTGTTACGCAGTGGTAATTAAAGCTTAAACCAGTGTAGTTTAGTAGGAGAAACTGCAATTGCagaaaagttttgttttattattttttttatttctatatattttgcCTTAACCCTTTTTATTTCTATTCCTGCTCCCCTTTTCTTGGCTGAAATGGGAATCTTGAAGCTGATCCAAACAGTCACAAATTTGAATGTCCAGTCTACACATATGATGAtactttaaacattaaaacatttatatgtaTGATCATATTTGTCTGCAATGTCATTTGTCTTTGTCAGGGCATCACATATGACCACGTGGAGCTGAATTTATATCTGAATGGAAAGAACATGCATTGTCCTGCCTCAGGGATCCGAGGCACTGTATACCCTGTTGTATATGGTGAGTTAATTTGTTGACTTCATACACTAACTAGTTTTGTTAATCTTGGTATTATAaggtatatttatttattgttaacaTTATGGACGGCTCAACCACTTCTTTAGAGATGACATTATGgcagttacatttttattccactagagggcagtatTTGTGCATTTTCACATGACTTATACACTTATATTGGGTTGCACTTGACCATAAACAGATTCCACACACTCAGTGGTGCTGGTTGATGTTAAGCTAGTCAGTGAAATCACTTGGGGATTTGTATGTTTGGAATAAATCATGAAGACAGTTTGGCATCACTTTGTGTCCCTGGCACATGGTCAAGTCATGTTAGTTTTATtaatatagtgccaaatcacaacagaagtt from Scomber scombrus chromosome 13, fScoSco1.1, whole genome shotgun sequence encodes the following:
- the spryd7b gene encoding SPRY domain-containing protein 7b, which encodes MAAMFTWCLSCCGDGGPGHIPLKEMPTVQLDTHHMGTDVVIVKSGRRICGTGGCLATAPLHQNKSYFEFKIQSTGVWGIGVATQKVNLNQVPMGRDTNSLVLRHDGSVYHNNEEKNRLPANNLPQEGDVVGITYDHVELNLYLNGKNMHCPASGIRGTVYPVVYVDDSAILDCQFSDFYHTPPQGFEKILFEQQIF